One Cupriavidus pauculus genomic window, CTTCATGGCCTCCCACGGCCGCCGCGGCCTGACCGGCCTGCTACTCGGCAGCGAGACGCAGAAGGTGCTCACGCACACCGACATCCCGGTCATCGTCTATCGATAGCAGGCGCTCCCCGTCTCCCCTCTCCCCCTCTCCCATCCAGGGAGCGGGGGAGAGGGGGAGCGACCTTACGCTGCCTTGCGCTCGGCCTTCTTCTCGTCGAAGAACTGCTCATCCTCGGTCGAGCCCTTGAGCGCCGTGGTCGAGGACTGGCCGCCTTCGATGGTCTGCGTGACCGCATCGAAGTAACCGGTGCCCACTTCGCGCTGGTGCTTGACCGCGGTAAAGCCCTTCTCGGCCGCGGCGAACTCGTTCTCCTGCAGTTCGACGAACGCGCTCATCTGGTTGCGCGCATAGCCGTAGGCGAGGTTGAACATCGAGTAGTTCAGCGAGTGGAAGCCCGCCAGCGTGATGAACTGGAACTTGTAGCCCATCGCACCGAGTTCCTTCTGGAACTTGGCGATCGTCGCGTCGTCAAGGTTCTTCTTCCAGTTGAACGACGGCGAGCAGTTGTACGCAAGCAGCTTGCCCGGGAACTTCGCGTGCACGGCCTCGGCGAACTTCTTCGCGAACTCCAGATCGGGCTTGCCGGTCTCGCACCAGACGAGGTCGGCCACTTCGGCGTAGGCAATGGCGCGCGCGATGGCCTGATCGATGCCGGGCTTGGTGCGATAGAAGCCTTCGACCGTGCGCTCGCCCGTGCAGAACGGCTTGTCGCGATCGTCCACGTCCGAGGTCAGCAGATCGGCCGCCTCGGCATCGGTCCGCGCAATCACCAGCGTCGGCACGCCCGAGACATCCGCCGCCAGACGCGCGGCATGCAGCTTGGCCACGGCTTCACGCGTCGGCACGAGCACCTTGCCGCCCATATGGCCGCACTTCTTGACGGAAGCGAGCTGGTCTTCGAAGTGGACGCCGGCGGCACCCGCCTCGATCATGGCCTTCATGAGTTCGAACGCGTTCAGCACGCCGCCGAAACCGGCTTCGGCGTCGGCCACGATCGGCGCGAAGTAGTCGACATCGCCCGAACCTTCGCTCCACTGGATCTGGTCCGCGCGCTGGAACGTATTGTTGATGCGCTTGACCACGAGCGGCACCGAGTTGGCCGGATACAGCGACTGATCGGGATACATCTCGCCCGCGACGTTCGCGTCGCCGGCCACCTGCCAGCCCGACAGATAGATCGCCTTCAGGCCCGCCTTCACCTGCTGCATGGCCTGGTTGCCCGTCAGCGCGCCGAGCGTGTTCACGAACGGCTCGGTATTGAGCAGATGCCAGAGCTTCTCGGCGCCACGGCGCGCGAGCGTGTGTTCGACCTGGATGGAACCGCCCAGGCGGATCACGTCCTCGGCCGTGTAGTTACGCGACACGCCCTTCCAGCGCGGGTTGGTTTCCCAGTCTTGCTGGAGCTTCTGGATATCTTGTTGGCGGGACATGGTGTTCTCCTGTGATCGATGGGGTGGGCTTCGAAACTCGTGACACCGACCGGTTTTTGCTGCCGCAGGTCATGTGTCTTATATAAGAGTGTAGGGAAGCCTCCCGCGTCGCAACAAGCGTAGAACCGTCCGCAGGCGAAGATTTTTATTCCTTTATATTCAATGTGTTACAGGATAAATTTCGCGATGTGGCATGCGGTCTTTCATGATGAGAAATGCACGTTGTGCTCCGCACCCATGCATTTTTGCGCACCAAAACAGCTTTCCGCATCGTGAAATTCTGGCGGTCACGGGATCAGGCGGCTGCCACGTCCCGCGCGCGTCGATATTCGACCCAGTCGCCGCTCTCGATTCGCGCGAGCCCCGCCACGGCGCTATCGGCCACGGGGTACAGCAGGCACGGCACCATGGCGCCGCCGTGCGCAATGTCGCGCACCTCGCGCACGAACAGCGTGGCCTGGCCGGGATAGACCTCCTCGATCTCGTCGAGCACGGGCAGCAGCGCCTCGGGAATGTCGTAGATGTCGCCGGCCACCGGACCGGCCGCGGCGTCGAGCACGAGGCCCGGATAGGTGCCGAAGTCATAGAGGCGGCCGGCGATCACGCCGGGGCCGACCAGTGTCGGCGCCGCAATGCCATGCCGCGCCGCGGCGAGGTTCAGGTCGTTGACTTCACCGGCACGGAGCGTGCCGTAGACGAATACGCGATGCATGATGGGACGGACAGGATGGGGAAAGACACGCCATCTTATGCGATTACATCTGCTTGAAGAGGTGCGCATACTGCCGCGCCACGGGCAGCGACTCCGCGCGGTTGCGCAGCCGCAGCGACACACGCCCGAGCGACTGGTTGACCGCGCTCGCCACGCAATCGATGTTCACCACGGTGCCGCGGTGGATCTGCCAGAAGCGGTCGGGATCGAGCTGCTGCGCCAGTTCGCGCAGGCTCGTGCGGATCAGTGCCTCGCCGTTGGCGGACACCACGTTCACGTATTTGTCCGTGGCCTCGAGGTAGATCACCTCGTCCACGGGAATGATGCGGACCTCCTGCCCGACCAGCGCCTTGATAAAGCGCAGGTACTGGCCCGGCGCGACGCCGCGCTGCGGTGGCGGATTCTCGAGCGCCTCCAGCCGGTGCAGCAGCTGCGCGAGCCGATCGGCGTCCACCGCGGCCGGCTCGGGCTCGGCCGCCGGGGACGACAGCCGCACCGACAGCCGCTCCCGCAGCCGCGCCACCGTGGCTTCCAGCCGCTCGTGCTGCACGGGCTTGAGCACGTAATCGACCGCCGCGCGCTCGAAGGCCTCGAGCGCGAACTGATCGTAGGCGGTCACGAAAACCACGAGCGGCGGCGCATCCAGCTCCACGAGTTCGCGCGCGACGTCCATCCCGCTCATGCCGGGCATGCGGATATCGAGAAAGGCCACGTCGGGCCGGTGCTCGCGCGCGGCATCCAGCGCGGATACGCCGTCATGCACCACGGAGACGATGCGCGCCTCC contains:
- a CDS encoding LytR/AlgR family response regulator transcription factor → MSPTLLIADDELLLARVLEAELGALWPEARIVSVVHDGVSALDAAREHRPDVAFLDIRMPGMSGMDVARELVELDAPPLVVFVTAYDQFALEAFERAAVDYVLKPVQHERLEATVARLRERLSVRLSSPAAEPEPAAVDADRLAQLLHRLEALENPPPQRGVAPGQYLRFIKALVGQEVRIIPVDEVIYLEATDKYVNVVSANGEALIRTSLRELAQQLDPDRFWQIHRGTVVNIDCVASAVNQSLGRVSLRLRNRAESLPVARQYAHLFKQM
- a CDS encoding gamma-glutamylcyclotransferase, encoding MHRVFVYGTLRAGEVNDLNLAAARHGIAAPTLVGPGVIAGRLYDFGTYPGLVLDAAAGPVAGDIYDIPEALLPVLDEIEEVYPGQATLFVREVRDIAHGGAMVPCLLYPVADSAVAGLARIESGDWVEYRRARDVAAA
- the aceA gene encoding isocitrate lyase, with protein sequence MSRQQDIQKLQQDWETNPRWKGVSRNYTAEDVIRLGGSIQVEHTLARRGAEKLWHLLNTEPFVNTLGALTGNQAMQQVKAGLKAIYLSGWQVAGDANVAGEMYPDQSLYPANSVPLVVKRINNTFQRADQIQWSEGSGDVDYFAPIVADAEAGFGGVLNAFELMKAMIEAGAAGVHFEDQLASVKKCGHMGGKVLVPTREAVAKLHAARLAADVSGVPTLVIARTDAEAADLLTSDVDDRDKPFCTGERTVEGFYRTKPGIDQAIARAIAYAEVADLVWCETGKPDLEFAKKFAEAVHAKFPGKLLAYNCSPSFNWKKNLDDATIAKFQKELGAMGYKFQFITLAGFHSLNYSMFNLAYGYARNQMSAFVELQENEFAAAEKGFTAVKHQREVGTGYFDAVTQTIEGGQSSTTALKGSTEDEQFFDEKKAERKAA